A genome region from Ottowia testudinis includes the following:
- the sstT gene encoding serine/threonine transporter SstT, with translation MTSPSSFAPTLWARIHRVPLVLQIAIGMLLAVALALVWPAAARAVALLGDVFVMALKSVAPVLVLVLVAASIASHKRGQDTRIRPVLLLYVLGTLGAALIGVAASFLWPTALTLTAQAAQGTPPQAVGEVLKNLLLSAVTNPVKALLDANYIGLLAWGVALGLALRQASESTQQVLLDGADALSQVVHWVIRLAPLGIFGLVAGTLATSGLSALLGYTRLLAVMVGSMAVVALLLNPLIVWLKTRRNPYPLVFTCLRESGVTAFFTRSSAANIPVNLALCERLKLDEDTYSVSIPLGATINMAGAAITISVMSLAAAHTLGVRVDFGTALLLSVVSTLAACGASGVAGGSLLLIPMATSLLGLSTDVGMQVVAIGFVISVVQDSCETALNSSTDVLFTAAALAPPAPAPLVPAQLREV, from the coding sequence ATGACATCGCCCTCCTCTTTCGCCCCCACGCTCTGGGCGCGCATCCATCGGGTGCCGCTGGTGCTGCAGATCGCCATCGGGATGCTGCTGGCCGTCGCGTTGGCGCTGGTCTGGCCGGCCGCGGCGCGCGCGGTGGCGCTGCTGGGCGACGTATTCGTGATGGCGCTGAAGTCGGTGGCGCCGGTGCTGGTGCTGGTATTGGTGGCAGCCTCGATCGCCTCGCACAAGCGCGGCCAAGACACGCGCATTCGGCCGGTGCTGCTGCTGTACGTGCTGGGCACGCTGGGCGCGGCGCTGATCGGCGTGGCGGCGAGTTTTCTCTGGCCGACCGCGCTCACCCTGACCGCGCAAGCGGCCCAAGGCACACCGCCTCAGGCCGTGGGCGAGGTGCTCAAGAACCTGCTGCTGTCGGCCGTGACCAACCCGGTCAAGGCGCTGCTCGACGCCAACTACATCGGCCTGCTGGCCTGGGGCGTAGCCCTTGGCCTAGCACTGCGGCAAGCCAGCGAAAGCACGCAACAGGTCCTGCTGGACGGCGCCGATGCGCTCTCGCAAGTCGTGCATTGGGTGATCCGGCTGGCACCGCTGGGCATTTTCGGCCTGGTGGCGGGCACATTGGCCACCAGCGGGCTGAGCGCGTTGCTGGGTTACACCCGGCTGCTGGCGGTGATGGTGGGCAGCATGGCCGTGGTGGCGCTGCTGCTCAACCCGCTCATCGTCTGGCTGAAAACGCGGCGCAATCCGTACCCGCTGGTCTTCACCTGCCTGCGCGAAAGCGGGGTCACCGCCTTCTTCACGCGCTCATCGGCCGCCAACATCCCTGTCAACCTGGCGCTGTGCGAGCGCCTCAAACTGGACGAGGACACGTATTCGGTATCGATTCCGCTGGGCGCCACCATCAACATGGCGGGTGCGGCCATCACCATCTCGGTCATGAGCCTGGCGGCCGCGCACACGCTGGGTGTGCGGGTGGACTTTGGCACGGCGCTGCTGTTGTCGGTGGTGTCCACCCTGGCGGCCTGCGGCGCCTCGGGCGTGGCTGGCGGCTCGCTGCTGCTGATTCCGATGGCGACCAGTCTGCTGGGCTTGTCCACCGACGTCGGCATGCAGGTGGTGGCGATCGGCTTCGTCATCAGCGTGGTGCAGGACTCATGCGAGACAGCGCTCAACTCGTCGACCGACGTGCTCTTCACCGCCGCCGCGCTGGCGCCGCCCGCCCCCGCGCCGCTGGTGCCGGCGCAGCTGCGGGAGGTGTAA
- a CDS encoding adenosylcobalamin-dependent ribonucleoside-diphosphate reductase, with protein MKRDPLPGRLHEPDVQPISRDVLAEKYFKPGEISIEQLYGRVARALASVEKPELRAKWEQKFLANLHAGAIGAGRIMSAAGTDIQATLINCFVQPVGDAIQGQDDDGYPGIYEALREAAETMRRGGGVGYDFSRIRPKGAFVKGTHSIASGPCSYMNVFDQSCSTVESAGSRRGAQMGVLRIDHPDVAEFITAKRTPGRWNNFNVSVGVSDAFMQAVADGTDWELAHKAKPGQKVLDNGGYQRADGLWVYRKLPARELWDTIMQSTYDFAEPGILFLDQIGRDNNLNYCEQIEATNPCGEQPLPPYGCCDLGPIILTKFVRHPFGAGGEPAFDFDAFEQVVATQVRALDNVLDVTFWPLEQQRAESSAKRRIGVGFTGLGNALTMLKLRYDRAEGRDMAAQIARRMRDAAYLASVELAKEKGAFPKFKAEGYLAEGTFASRLPGHIQADIRQHGIRNSHLLSIAPTGTVSLAFADNASNGIEPAFSWGYKRNKREADGSTSSYTVEDHAFRLYRSLIDGTVTPDQPHALPEYFVNALEMSAQDHVAMMQAVQPFVDTSISKTVNIPEDYPYDRFKDLYRQAWQAGLKGLATYRPNSILGAVLETTPVKKDEPAPATSSAPAPTPAVPYDPMRSVIEKRPAGGLPAVAEKIEYWTTEGQQRLYLIVTFLPVPAADGVGTVERAIEFFMPVGQSGESQQWITATMRMLSLAARGGFLDRALSDMQKVTWDRGPVRLGTYEKADGTHVPRWHDSEVAAIGYAVENLIANRQKAAQASLFDADELPAVEPSIAPAALVPSSVMAGKKCPECGAHAMIRKDGCDYCTQCGFVGSCG; from the coding sequence ATGAAACGAGACCCCTTGCCCGGCCGCCTGCACGAGCCGGACGTGCAGCCCATCAGCCGCGATGTGCTGGCCGAAAAATACTTCAAGCCCGGCGAAATCAGCATTGAACAACTGTATGGCCGCGTGGCGCGCGCCCTGGCGAGCGTCGAAAAACCCGAACTGCGCGCCAAGTGGGAGCAGAAGTTCCTCGCCAACCTGCACGCTGGCGCCATCGGAGCGGGCCGCATCATGAGCGCGGCCGGCACCGACATCCAGGCCACGCTGATCAACTGCTTCGTGCAGCCCGTGGGCGATGCCATCCAGGGCCAAGATGACGACGGCTATCCTGGCATCTACGAAGCGCTGCGCGAAGCCGCCGAAACCATGCGCCGCGGCGGCGGCGTGGGCTACGACTTCTCGCGCATCCGGCCCAAGGGCGCCTTCGTCAAGGGCACGCACTCGATCGCCAGCGGCCCTTGCAGCTACATGAACGTGTTCGACCAGTCGTGCTCGACGGTCGAAAGCGCCGGTTCGCGGCGCGGCGCCCAGATGGGTGTTCTGCGCATCGACCACCCCGATGTCGCCGAGTTCATCACCGCCAAGCGCACGCCGGGCCGGTGGAACAATTTCAACGTGTCGGTCGGCGTGTCGGACGCCTTCATGCAAGCCGTGGCCGACGGCACCGATTGGGAACTGGCGCACAAGGCCAAACCAGGCCAGAAGGTGCTGGACAACGGCGGCTACCAGCGCGCCGATGGCCTATGGGTGTATCGCAAATTGCCCGCGCGCGAACTGTGGGACACCATCATGCAGTCAACCTACGACTTCGCGGAGCCGGGCATCCTGTTCCTCGACCAGATCGGGCGCGACAACAACCTCAACTACTGCGAGCAGATTGAGGCGACCAACCCTTGCGGCGAGCAACCCCTGCCCCCTTACGGCTGCTGCGACCTCGGCCCCATCATCCTGACGAAGTTCGTGCGCCACCCGTTTGGCGCGGGCGGCGAGCCCGCCTTTGATTTCGATGCCTTCGAGCAGGTCGTGGCCACTCAGGTGCGCGCGCTCGACAACGTGCTGGACGTCACCTTCTGGCCGCTGGAGCAGCAGCGCGCCGAGAGCTCGGCCAAGCGCCGCATCGGCGTGGGCTTCACGGGCCTGGGCAATGCGCTGACGATGCTCAAGCTGCGCTACGACCGCGCCGAAGGCCGCGACATGGCGGCGCAGATCGCGCGCCGCATGCGCGACGCTGCCTATCTCGCCTCGGTCGAGCTGGCCAAGGAAAAAGGCGCTTTTCCCAAATTCAAGGCCGAGGGCTACTTGGCCGAAGGCACTTTTGCCAGCCGCCTGCCCGGCCACATCCAAGCCGACATCCGGCAGCATGGCATCCGCAACAGCCATCTGCTGTCGATCGCGCCCACCGGCACCGTCAGCCTGGCGTTCGCCGACAACGCCAGCAACGGCATCGAGCCGGCCTTCAGCTGGGGCTACAAGCGCAACAAGCGCGAGGCAGACGGCAGCACCAGCAGCTACACCGTGGAAGACCACGCCTTCCGCCTGTACCGCTCGCTGATCGATGGCACCGTCACGCCCGACCAACCCCACGCGTTGCCCGAATACTTCGTCAACGCCCTGGAGATGAGCGCGCAGGACCACGTCGCCATGATGCAGGCGGTCCAGCCCTTCGTCGACACCAGCATCAGCAAGACGGTCAACATCCCCGAAGACTATCCTTACGACCGTTTCAAGGACTTGTACCGGCAGGCTTGGCAGGCTGGACTGAAGGGCCTGGCCACCTACCGCCCCAACAGCATCCTGGGTGCGGTGCTGGAAACCACGCCCGTCAAGAAAGACGAACCCGCCCCGGCCACGTCCAGCGCTCCCGCGCCCACGCCCGCCGTGCCTTACGATCCGATGCGGTCGGTGATTGAAAAGCGCCCAGCCGGCGGCCTGCCCGCGGTAGCGGAAAAAATCGAATACTGGACCACCGAAGGCCAGCAGCGCCTGTATTTGATCGTCACCTTCCTGCCCGTGCCAGCGGCCGACGGCGTGGGCACGGTCGAGCGCGCCATCGAGTTCTTCATGCCGGTGGGCCAAAGTGGCGAATCCCAGCAGTGGATCACCGCCACCATGCGCATGCTGTCGCTGGCGGCGCGGGGCGGTTTTTTGGACCGCGCCCTTTCCGACATGCAGAAAGTCACCTGGGACCGCGGCCCGGTGCGCCTGGGCACCTACGAAAAAGCCGACGGCACCCACGTGCCACGCTGGCACGACAGCGAGGTGGCGGCCATTGGCTACGCCGTGGAGAACCTCATCGCCAACCGGCAGAAGGCCGCGCAGGCCTCTTTGTTCGACGCCGACGAACTGCCTGCCGTCGAGCCGTCGATCGCACCTGCCGCGCTGGTGCCCAGCAGCGTCATGGCCGGCAAGAAATGCCCCGAATGCGGCGCCCACGCCATGATCCGCAAGGATGGGTGCGACTACTGCACGCAGTGCGGTTTTGTCGGCAGCTGCGGGTAG
- a CDS encoding L-serine ammonia-lyase has protein sequence MTISALDLFKIGIGPSSSHTVGPMRAGHAFVQAAARAGVLSAARRVHVRLYGSLAATGIGHGTDRAVVAGLLGLQPDRVDPDQMAGAVDAVRLDGQLPLAGTHTLPFHWGQDLQLLPVNLPRHPNALRLALHGGDGGVLLENTYYSVGGGFIVDEAQAAAGDVAGTGTPVEFPYASGEQLLALCARHDLRVADLVLRNERAWRPDADTRAALLAIWQAMKACVARGLKHEGVLPGGLDVTRRAPAMHAGLNARDARPNLITQTFAAMDWVNLYALAVNEENAAGGRVVTAPTNGAAGIIPAVLHYFMDFQRGASDNDVVDFLLAATAIGVLIKQNASISGAEVGCQGEVGSACAMAAAGLTQVLGGTPAQVENAAEIGLEHNLGLTCDPIGGLVQVPCIERNAMAAVKAINAAQLALAGDGTHKVSLDAAIHTLRETGRDMHEKYKETSRGGLAVAYIEC, from the coding sequence ATGACCATCAGCGCCCTTGATTTGTTCAAGATTGGCATCGGCCCCTCCAGCTCACACACCGTGGGGCCGATGCGTGCCGGCCATGCCTTTGTGCAGGCGGCGGCGCGGGCCGGCGTGCTGAGCGCGGCGCGGCGTGTGCACGTCCGGCTGTACGGCTCGCTGGCGGCCACCGGCATCGGTCACGGCACCGACCGCGCCGTGGTGGCTGGCCTGCTGGGCCTGCAGCCGGATCGCGTCGATCCCGATCAGATGGCCGGCGCGGTGGACGCGGTGCGGCTTGATGGTCAGCTGCCGCTGGCGGGCACGCACACCCTGCCTTTCCATTGGGGGCAGGACTTGCAGCTGCTGCCGGTCAATCTGCCGCGGCATCCCAACGCGCTGCGGCTGGCGCTGCACGGCGGTGACGGCGGCGTGCTGCTGGAGAACACTTACTACTCCGTCGGCGGCGGCTTCATCGTCGATGAGGCACAGGCGGCGGCCGGCGATGTAGCGGGAACGGGCACGCCGGTCGAGTTTCCCTATGCCTCGGGCGAGCAACTGCTGGCGCTGTGCGCACGGCACGACCTGCGCGTGGCCGATCTGGTGCTGCGCAACGAGCGCGCTTGGCGTCCCGACGCCGACACACGCGCCGCGCTCCTCGCCATCTGGCAGGCCATGAAGGCCTGCGTGGCGCGCGGCCTGAAACACGAGGGCGTGCTTCCCGGCGGTCTGGATGTGACACGGCGCGCACCCGCCATGCATGCCGGGTTAAACGCGCGCGACGCGCGCCCGAACTTGATCACGCAGACCTTTGCCGCCATGGACTGGGTCAACTTGTACGCACTGGCCGTCAACGAGGAAAACGCCGCTGGCGGGCGCGTGGTGACCGCGCCCACCAACGGCGCGGCCGGCATCATCCCGGCTGTGCTGCATTACTTCATGGACTTTCAGCGCGGCGCCAGCGACAACGATGTGGTGGACTTTTTGCTGGCCGCCACGGCGATCGGCGTGCTGATCAAGCAGAACGCTTCCATTTCCGGCGCCGAGGTCGGTTGCCAGGGCGAAGTGGGCTCGGCCTGTGCCATGGCGGCGGCCGGCCTGACGCAGGTGCTGGGCGGCACCCCGGCGCAGGTCGAGAACGCCGCCGAAATTGGGCTGGAACACAACCTGGGCCTCACCTGCGACCCCATCGGCGGCTTGGTGCAGGTGCCGTGCATCGAGCGCAACGCCATGGCGGCGGTCAAGGCCATCAACGCCGCGCAGCTGGCGCTGGCCGGCGACGGCACGCACAAGGTCAGCCTGGACGCCGCCATCCACACGCTGCGCGAAACAGGCCGCGACATGCACGAAAAATACAAGGAAACCTCGCGCGGCGGGCTGGCCGTGGCGTACATCGAATGCTGA
- a CDS encoding Bax inhibitor-1/YccA family protein, producing MNDRTTILTYGDAAHGGIVSQEQRNKVLRNTYWLLALSLLPTVLGAWIGVETGITRGLTGGLGLIVFLGGAFGFMFAIEKTKNSAAGVPVLLAFTFFMGLMLSRMIAMVLGFKNGADLVMTAMGGTAGVFFVMASLASVIKRDISGMGKWLFVGALVVFVGAIVNVFVGSAIGMMVISTLVIGVFSLYMLYDLKRIIDGGETNYISATLALYLDIFNVFQGLLALLGMGGSSD from the coding sequence ATGAATGACCGCACCACCATCTTGACCTATGGCGACGCCGCGCACGGCGGCATCGTTTCACAGGAGCAGCGCAACAAGGTCTTGCGCAACACCTACTGGCTGCTGGCCCTGAGCCTGTTGCCCACGGTTCTGGGCGCCTGGATCGGCGTCGAGACGGGCATCACCCGCGGCCTCACCGGCGGCCTCGGGCTGATCGTGTTCCTGGGCGGCGCCTTCGGCTTCATGTTCGCCATCGAGAAAACCAAGAACTCCGCCGCCGGCGTGCCCGTGCTGCTGGCCTTCACCTTCTTCATGGGCCTGATGCTGTCCCGCATGATCGCCATGGTGCTGGGCTTCAAGAACGGCGCGGACCTGGTGATGACCGCCATGGGCGGCACGGCCGGCGTGTTCTTCGTCATGGCCAGCTTGGCCAGCGTCATCAAGCGCGACATCTCCGGCATGGGCAAGTGGCTGTTCGTCGGCGCGCTGGTGGTGTTTGTCGGCGCCATCGTCAACGTGTTCGTCGGCTCGGCCATCGGCATGATGGTCATCAGCACCCTGGTGATCGGCGTGTTCAGCTTGTACATGCTTTATGACCTCAAGCGCATCATCGATGGCGGCGAAACCAACTACATCAGCGCCACGCTGGCTTTGTACCTCGACATCTTCAACGTGTTCCAGGGTTTGCTGGCGCTGCTGGGCATGGGCGGCAGCAGCGATTGA
- a CDS encoding ABC transporter ATP-binding protein, which produces MTASASATAVPPRRGDEILSVRHVTRGFDKSQGELLVLDDVNLSLRSGEIVGLLGRSGSGKSTLLRIISGLIEPTSGEVIYQGQPLRGAARGVAMVFQTFALFPWLTVLQNVEAGLEAQGVPADERRRRALAAIDLIGLDGFENAYPREMSGGMRQRVGFARALVVNPTLLLMDEPFSALDVLTAETLRTDLLDLWTQGRMPIQSILIVTHNIEEAVFLCDRILVLSSNPGRVVAEIKVPFQHPRHRLDPAFRALVDDIYAQMTARPASDGVRRGLSLGSRLPRVSTNLIAGLIETLVMAPYHGRADLPEIARSLHYEVDDLFPVAEVLQTLGFVELRDGDIILLPAARMFAEMDTQQRKKLFAEHLLQHVPLAAHIRQVLNERPGHRAPRVRFEQELEDFLTDGAAEETLDTAITWGRYAEIFSYNDKSEMFSLQDVED; this is translated from the coding sequence ATGACCGCATCCGCATCCGCGACCGCCGTCCCGCCCCGCCGGGGCGATGAAATCCTCAGCGTGCGCCACGTCACGCGCGGCTTCGACAAGTCGCAGGGCGAATTGCTGGTGCTCGACGACGTCAACCTCAGCCTGCGCAGCGGCGAAATCGTTGGCCTGCTGGGCCGCTCGGGCTCGGGCAAGTCGACGCTGCTGCGCATCATCAGCGGGTTGATCGAGCCCACCAGCGGTGAGGTGATTTACCAGGGCCAGCCCCTGCGCGGCGCGGCGCGCGGCGTCGCCATGGTGTTCCAGACCTTCGCGCTGTTCCCCTGGCTGACGGTGCTGCAGAACGTCGAAGCCGGGCTGGAGGCGCAGGGCGTGCCCGCCGACGAGCGGCGCCGGCGCGCGCTGGCCGCCATTGACCTGATCGGTCTGGACGGCTTCGAGAACGCCTACCCGCGCGAGATGTCCGGCGGCATGCGCCAGCGCGTGGGCTTTGCGCGCGCGCTGGTGGTCAACCCCACGTTGCTGCTGATGGACGAGCCGTTCTCGGCGCTCGACGTGCTGACCGCCGAAACGCTGCGCACCGATCTGCTGGACTTGTGGACGCAAGGACGCATGCCGATCCAGTCGATCCTGATCGTCACCCACAACATCGAGGAGGCGGTGTTCCTGTGCGACCGCATCCTGGTGCTGTCGTCCAACCCGGGGCGCGTGGTGGCCGAGATCAAGGTGCCGTTTCAGCACCCACGCCACCGGCTCGACCCGGCCTTCCGCGCGCTGGTGGACGACATCTACGCCCAAATGACGGCGCGCCCCGCCAGCGACGGCGTGCGCCGCGGCCTGAGCCTGGGCAGCCGCCTGCCGCGCGTGTCGACCAACCTGATCGCCGGCCTGATCGAGACGCTGGTGATGGCGCCCTACCACGGCCGCGCCGACCTGCCCGAGATCGCCCGCTCGCTGCACTACGAGGTGGACGACCTGTTCCCCGTGGCTGAAGTGCTGCAGACGCTGGGCTTCGTCGAACTGCGCGACGGCGACATCATCCTGCTGCCCGCCGCGCGCATGTTCGCCGAGATGGACACGCAGCAGCGCAAGAAGCTGTTCGCCGAGCACCTGCTGCAACACGTGCCGCTGGCCGCCCACATCCGCCAGGTGCTCAACGAGCGCCCCGGCCACCGCGCGCCGCGCGTGCGCTTCGAGCAGGAACTGGAAGACTTCCTCACCGACGGCGCCGCCGAGGAAACGCTCGACACGGCCATCACCTGGGGCCGCTACGCCGAGATCTTCTCGTACAACGACAAGAGCGAGATGTTCAGCCTGCAGGACGTGGAGGACTGA
- a CDS encoding heme-binding protein yields MKTKHFLEGAEVRAMVAAAEAEALKHQWAMTIAVADDGGHLLHLHRMDGAAPVSAHIAPGKARTAALGRRESKGYEDMINGGRTAFLSAPLDSMLEGGVPIMKDGQCIGAIGISGAKPAEDTQVAKAGIAALGL; encoded by the coding sequence GTGAAAACCAAGCACTTTCTCGAGGGCGCCGAGGTGCGCGCCATGGTGGCGGCGGCCGAGGCCGAGGCGTTGAAGCACCAATGGGCCATGACCATCGCCGTGGCGGACGATGGCGGCCATCTGCTGCACCTGCACCGCATGGACGGTGCGGCACCCGTCAGCGCGCACATTGCGCCGGGCAAGGCGCGCACCGCGGCGCTGGGCCGGCGTGAAAGCAAGGGCTACGAGGACATGATCAACGGCGGCCGCACGGCCTTCTTGTCGGCGCCGCTGGACAGCATGCTGGAAGGCGGCGTGCCGATCATGAAGGATGGTCAGTGCATCGGCGCCATCGGCATCAGCGGCGCCAAGCCGGCCGAGGACACCCAGGTGGCGAAGGCGGGCATCGCGGCGCTGGGCCTGTGA